In Aquimarina sp. TRL1, a single window of DNA contains:
- a CDS encoding C40 family peptidase, whose product MQYGICNLSIVPLRAEPKDTSELTSQVLYGEHFKVLEQRKKWSRIRLAFDKYEGWIDNKQYLEITEDDYKDFDQKSPALVGDLIEFVCSDENQLTPVPMGASLTALEYFGHSFEGQRIEDKQEKSKLIETAFLFLNAPYMWGGKTNFGIDCSGFTQMVYKINGYKLKRDASQQATQGDPLSFIEESEPGDLAFFDNEEGLITHVGIIMKDNYIIHAHGKVRVDRIDHTGIFNAEKRTHTHKLRVIKRII is encoded by the coding sequence ATGCAATACGGTATTTGTAATTTAAGTATTGTTCCACTTCGAGCTGAACCAAAGGATACTAGTGAATTAACCTCACAAGTACTTTATGGAGAACATTTCAAAGTATTAGAACAGCGAAAAAAATGGAGTCGTATCCGTCTGGCTTTTGATAAGTATGAAGGCTGGATTGATAATAAGCAGTATTTAGAAATTACCGAGGACGATTATAAAGACTTTGATCAAAAATCTCCTGCTCTTGTAGGAGATCTTATCGAATTTGTATGTTCTGACGAAAATCAATTAACCCCAGTGCCAATGGGGGCCTCGTTAACCGCTCTTGAGTACTTTGGGCATTCTTTCGAAGGTCAAAGAATTGAAGATAAACAAGAAAAGAGCAAATTGATCGAAACTGCTTTCTTATTTCTTAACGCTCCTTATATGTGGGGAGGGAAAACCAATTTTGGAATTGACTGTAGTGGTTTTACTCAAATGGTTTATAAAATTAATGGGTATAAACTAAAGAGAGATGCTTCACAACAAGCTACACAGGGAGATCCGCTAAGTTTTATAGAAGAAAGTGAACCTGGAGACTTGGCTTTTTTTGATAATGAAGAAGGGCTTATAACGCATGTTGGAATCATAATGAAAGATAATTATATCATTCATGCACATGGAAAAGTACGAGTAGACAGAATTGATCACACAGGTATTTTTAATGCTGAAAAAAGAACACATACACATAAGCTCAGAGTAATCAAACGAATTATATAA
- a CDS encoding RICIN domain-containing protein, whose amino-acid sequence MKNTILNLVIITLCNITFAQNSAPSSHLTAKDKVAGDILMKTVRSTITTDATYYCTMQWNGGAEGGAYCGFQDSPDKGHTFIYSIWDPSNGKTITADFVGEGTKVENFGGEGTGLKSMNNTIGWSLNEWNTVVTRRWDVGTHSYFGFWVRRDSQNKWYHMVTMNYPVANVTFNSDTNAFLEDWLSTGSKKRRFEMKDGFKRKLDGNWVSMNEAVYKRNDEPRSENYTNAVDAGVSNGVYFMQSGGNSTPSFPGTPPITLRTNTNAQPSNPAISFSISTLSSSKITWEVPTSATPQFKYTIKINNNTVQSKIAPETRTAAISATPGSIVELTLEDILGRTTTQTKTITTNSVLPNGVYKVTFENSQKSLDTFGMNNGSNIGLYESHGGPNQQWEVINLGNNIYKITNIKNGKSIDAFGQNNGDNIGSYEYHGGPNQKWEINIVSNGVYQVTDYRSKKCIDAFGTSNGSNIGLYECHGGSNQNIRFTLVSTRKNSKEITSDLSSYIYQNAGVLYININDATRKKAKVSVFSIQGSEVIKKEIYTGKPQQINLINLAKGLYILKTDGNLVKKITVQ is encoded by the coding sequence ATGAAAAACACAATACTCAACTTAGTTATAATTACGCTCTGTAATATAACTTTTGCTCAGAACTCTGCACCATCATCTCATCTTACAGCCAAGGACAAAGTAGCTGGAGATATTCTTATGAAAACAGTTCGTTCTACTATTACTACCGATGCTACCTATTACTGTACAATGCAATGGAATGGTGGAGCTGAAGGAGGTGCCTACTGTGGTTTCCAGGACTCTCCGGATAAGGGACATACATTTATCTATTCGATATGGGATCCCAGCAATGGGAAAACCATTACAGCTGATTTTGTTGGAGAGGGAACCAAAGTAGAAAACTTCGGCGGAGAAGGAACCGGTCTCAAATCCATGAATAATACGATTGGCTGGAGCCTTAATGAATGGAATACTGTAGTAACACGTCGTTGGGATGTTGGAACTCATTCTTATTTCGGATTTTGGGTTCGAAGAGATTCTCAAAACAAATGGTATCATATGGTAACAATGAATTATCCGGTCGCGAATGTTACCTTTAACAGTGATACCAATGCATTCTTAGAAGATTGGCTCAGTACCGGTTCAAAGAAAAGGCGTTTTGAGATGAAAGATGGATTCAAAAGAAAATTGGATGGAAACTGGGTATCCATGAATGAAGCTGTATACAAAAGAAATGATGAACCCAGGTCAGAAAATTATACAAATGCCGTAGATGCAGGTGTAAGTAACGGCGTTTATTTTATGCAATCCGGAGGAAACTCCACCCCTAGTTTCCCCGGAACTCCACCTATTACATTACGTACTAATACGAATGCTCAGCCATCAAATCCAGCAATTTCCTTTTCTATAAGTACACTTTCCTCTTCAAAAATAACTTGGGAAGTCCCTACTTCCGCCACTCCTCAGTTTAAATACACTATTAAGATCAATAATAACACAGTACAATCTAAAATTGCTCCGGAAACAAGAACCGCTGCGATAAGCGCAACTCCTGGCAGTATTGTAGAGTTAACGCTTGAGGATATTCTTGGAAGAACTACAACACAAACCAAAACAATCACTACTAATAGCGTACTTCCTAATGGGGTATATAAAGTAACTTTTGAAAATAGTCAAAAATCGTTAGATACTTTCGGGATGAATAATGGATCGAATATTGGTCTATATGAATCCCATGGTGGTCCTAATCAACAATGGGAAGTAATCAATCTGGGAAACAACATCTATAAAATTACGAATATTAAAAATGGAAAAAGCATTGATGCTTTTGGACAAAACAACGGAGACAATATTGGATCGTATGAATATCACGGAGGTCCTAATCAAAAATGGGAAATTAATATCGTAAGCAATGGAGTCTATCAGGTAACTGATTACCGAAGTAAAAAATGTATAGACGCATTTGGTACAAGTAATGGATCGAATATAGGATTATACGAGTGTCATGGAGGAAGTAACCAAAACATACGATTCACACTGGTGTCGACAAGAAAAAATAGCAAAGAGATCACATCAGACCTTTCTTCATACATCTATCAAAATGCAGGTGTCTTATATATCAATATCAATGACGCAACGAGAAAAAAAGCGAAAGTTTCTGTCTTCTCTATCCAGGGATCAGAGGTAATCAAGAAAGAAATCTACACAGGAAAACCACAACAAATAAACCTAATAAATTTAGCGAAAGGACTTTACATTTTAAAAACAGATGGAAATCTGGTAAAAAAGATTACTGTACAATAA
- a CDS encoding LacI family DNA-binding transcriptional regulator: MKKKYTIKDIAKLANVSKGTVDRVLHNRGKVSQASLDKVNEVLQKIDYQPNLIARNLKNNKVYHICILLPDPEIDPYWSPCVPGIETAIMEFKSFGFAIEPFYFDPNKTASFLETHAQVLSLKPDAVLLASLFYKESIQAVEEYPDTTVISVFNTFIDNPKVKNFVGQDLYQSGRVGAKLMHMVTKGEGVPLVVHVDEQFSNAIHMQEKEKGFRTYYKEYVASEDVKTITVSKSEVRKELVEILTDNKDINGCFITTSKVFQVADIIRDVNKEIAIIGYDLLKENVSLLEKDFVDFLIHQNPERQVYLGVSKLVEFFLFKKEMRYKRLLPIDIVTSENVSSYLS; this comes from the coding sequence ATGAAAAAGAAATATACGATAAAGGATATAGCCAAACTGGCTAATGTTTCTAAAGGAACTGTTGATAGAGTATTGCATAATAGGGGAAAAGTGTCTCAGGCTTCACTGGATAAAGTAAATGAGGTATTGCAGAAAATAGATTATCAACCGAACTTGATTGCCAGAAATCTAAAAAATAATAAAGTATATCATATTTGTATTTTACTTCCTGATCCCGAAATAGATCCGTATTGGTCTCCATGTGTTCCTGGAATTGAGACTGCTATCATGGAATTTAAATCGTTTGGTTTTGCGATAGAGCCTTTTTATTTTGATCCTAATAAAACTGCTTCTTTTTTGGAAACACATGCTCAGGTGTTATCATTAAAACCAGATGCTGTTCTGTTAGCTTCATTATTTTATAAAGAAAGTATTCAGGCTGTTGAAGAATATCCTGATACGACGGTTATTAGCGTCTTTAATACTTTTATAGACAATCCTAAAGTGAAGAATTTTGTAGGACAGGATTTATACCAGAGTGGACGGGTAGGAGCTAAACTAATGCATATGGTAACAAAAGGCGAAGGAGTGCCTCTTGTTGTTCATGTAGATGAGCAGTTTAGTAATGCAATACATATGCAAGAAAAAGAAAAGGGGTTTAGAACTTATTATAAGGAATACGTTGCTTCGGAAGATGTTAAAACCATCACAGTTTCTAAAAGCGAGGTTAGAAAAGAACTTGTCGAAATTTTAACCGATAATAAAGATATAAATGGGTGTTTTATCACAACTTCAAAAGTATTTCAAGTGGCTGATATTATTAGAGATGTCAATAAAGAAATAGCGATTATCGGATACGATTTACTTAAAGAAAATGTTTCTTTACTAGAAAAAGATTTTGTTGATTTCCTTATTCATCAGAATCCGGAACGTCAGGTGTATCTGGGGGTATCTAAGTTGGTTGAGTTTTTCTTATTCAAAAAAGAAATGAGGTATAAAAGGTTACTTCCTATTGATATTGTGACTTCGGAAAATGTATCATCTTATCTTTCATAG
- a CDS encoding mevalonate kinase, translating to MKNKIISIAPARTCLFGDHQDYLELPIIACAINRHIRLEAEENDTETLHLFMPDIQQQRSIPLDTPLDNIASDDHFLSAIKVLKQYGCVPNSGYDIKITGNIPINAGTSSSSAVVVAWVQFLLEAFGASITINKEYIAQIAYEAEVVAHGAPGGRMDQFSIGLGNIIYLETGTPYTFDIIHTPLDSIIIGESGVPKKTIGVLSQLKEKALLAIHSVKEKLHDFEIKEAKREDIKKYLNYIPDTLHPYLYAAIVNHDITQKAIRAFRKKKIDLKEIGVLMDQHHEILKDTLGITIPRIDDMITAAKQAGAYGAKIVGSGGGGSIVVLAPKGKETAIIEAIKNAGAKDAYQVSVDPGARILQN from the coding sequence TTGAAAAACAAAATTATATCCATTGCTCCTGCCCGCACCTGTTTATTCGGGGATCATCAGGATTATTTAGAGTTACCCATTATAGCTTGTGCGATTAACAGACACATTCGATTAGAAGCTGAGGAAAACGACACAGAAACTTTACATTTATTTATGCCAGATATCCAGCAACAACGAAGTATTCCGCTGGATACCCCCCTGGATAACATTGCCAGTGACGATCATTTCTTATCTGCTATTAAAGTATTAAAACAATACGGTTGTGTTCCTAACAGTGGCTATGATATAAAAATTACCGGTAATATCCCTATCAATGCAGGAACTTCCAGCTCTTCTGCTGTAGTGGTTGCCTGGGTTCAATTTTTACTAGAGGCATTTGGAGCTTCTATTACAATAAATAAAGAATATATCGCTCAGATTGCTTATGAAGCAGAAGTAGTCGCTCACGGAGCTCCTGGTGGCAGAATGGATCAATTCAGTATCGGTTTGGGGAACATCATCTATCTGGAAACCGGTACTCCTTATACTTTTGATATTATTCATACCCCGCTGGATTCTATTATTATCGGAGAATCAGGAGTTCCTAAAAAAACAATAGGAGTATTAAGCCAACTCAAAGAGAAAGCACTTTTAGCAATACACTCTGTAAAAGAAAAGCTTCATGATTTTGAGATTAAAGAAGCAAAACGTGAGGACATCAAAAAATATCTGAACTATATTCCGGATACATTACACCCGTATCTGTATGCTGCAATTGTCAATCATGACATTACCCAAAAGGCAATCAGAGCATTCAGAAAGAAAAAAATTGATTTAAAAGAAATTGGAGTGCTGATGGATCAGCATCACGAAATACTCAAAGACACCTTAGGGATTACCATTCCGAGAATTGACGATATGATTACAGCTGCTAAACAAGCCGGAGCATATGGAGCTAAAATAGTAGGCTCAGGAGGAGGTGGTAGTATTGTTGTTTTGGCTCCCAAAGGAAAGGAAACAGCAATCATAGAAGCAATTAAAAATGCTGGTGCTAAAGATGCATATCAGGTGTCTGTAGATCCCGGTGCCAGAATACTACAAAATTAA
- a CDS encoding sugar phosphate nucleotidyltransferase has product MHENLVILAGGASSRMKKPSSSKHLNQEEINQANERSKGLIGLGGEGRPLLDYLLFNAKKAGYKTVYLIISEKGALFKECYGPDDTGNDFHGLTINYAVQYIEKGRIKPLGTADALYQAIEQYPELSTTYYTVCNSDNLYSVAALKALRETTTPNAFISYDRNALDFPKERIARFAVAKLDPQNFLLDIIEKPTEQDIENCKDQNGILRVSMNAFKFKGETLATPLKECPIHPERNEKELPTVFLNMLKIHPKTAIGIPFSEHVPDLTAKDDIHTVKQFLAKNYPTTLEW; this is encoded by the coding sequence ATGCATGAGAATTTGGTTATTTTAGCAGGGGGTGCTTCTTCCAGAATGAAGAAACCATCCTCCTCAAAACACTTGAATCAGGAAGAGATCAATCAAGCTAATGAGAGAAGTAAAGGTCTCATAGGTCTGGGAGGAGAAGGAAGACCCCTACTCGACTATTTGCTTTTTAACGCAAAAAAAGCAGGATATAAAACTGTTTATTTGATAATCAGTGAAAAAGGAGCGCTTTTCAAAGAGTGTTACGGACCTGATGATACAGGAAATGACTTTCACGGTCTTACGATTAATTATGCAGTTCAGTATATAGAAAAAGGTCGGATAAAACCTTTGGGAACAGCAGATGCATTATACCAGGCAATAGAACAATACCCTGAACTTTCGACTACTTACTATACCGTTTGTAATAGTGACAACCTATACTCTGTAGCAGCACTGAAAGCACTCAGAGAAACAACAACACCAAATGCTTTTATCAGCTATGACCGCAATGCACTGGATTTTCCCAAAGAACGAATTGCTCGCTTTGCAGTTGCTAAATTAGATCCACAAAACTTTTTATTAGATATCATAGAAAAGCCTACTGAGCAAGATATTGAAAATTGTAAGGATCAAAATGGAATATTACGGGTGAGTATGAATGCTTTTAAGTTCAAAGGAGAAACGCTTGCTACGCCATTAAAAGAATGTCCTATTCATCCGGAAAGAAACGAAAAAGAGTTGCCAACTGTTTTTCTTAACATGCTGAAAATACACCCTAAAACAGCTATTGGAATTCCTTTTTCAGAACATGTTCCGGATCTAACTGCTAAAGATGATATTCATACTGTCAAACAATTTTTAGCCAAAAATTATCCAACCACCTTAGAATGGTAA
- the gap gene encoding type I glyceraldehyde-3-phosphate dehydrogenase, with product MKRIAINGFGRIGRAALKLIMEESDLEIVAINDLMPLSNIEYLLKYDSVYGIYEKEVSTEEGYLLVGGKRIKYFTQRDPEELPWKEERVDIVVESTGFFTKREDAEKHIKAGAKTVVISGPTKSPDAPTVVHGVNTEDGHAAIFSCASCTTNNISPVVEILGRTIGIKKAILNTIHAYTASQQLVDAPSKKNFRMGRAAAINLTPTSTGAAIATTKVLPQYEGKFDGIAVRTPVPVGSLSDVTFIAERATTPEEINEILEKEAQTARYNKVIKVTHDPIVSSDIQMNSYASTVDASMTRVVDGDLVKIMIWYDNEWGFTNQMIRQIKEIK from the coding sequence ATGAAAAGAATAGCTATAAACGGGTTCGGAAGAATAGGAAGAGCTGCATTAAAGTTGATTATGGAAGAATCTGATTTGGAGATAGTTGCTATTAATGACTTAATGCCATTGTCTAACATAGAATACTTGCTGAAATACGACAGTGTATATGGTATATATGAGAAAGAAGTTAGTACGGAGGAAGGTTATTTATTAGTAGGAGGAAAGCGAATAAAGTACTTTACGCAGAGAGATCCTGAGGAGCTACCATGGAAAGAAGAGCGGGTAGATATTGTGGTGGAGAGCACAGGTTTTTTTACCAAAAGAGAAGATGCAGAAAAACACATCAAAGCAGGTGCCAAAACAGTTGTAATTTCCGGACCTACAAAAAGCCCGGATGCTCCTACGGTTGTACATGGTGTAAATACAGAAGATGGTCATGCGGCCATATTTTCATGTGCTAGTTGTACTACTAATAATATCAGCCCTGTAGTAGAAATATTAGGACGTACTATCGGTATAAAGAAGGCGATTCTCAATACAATTCATGCGTATACAGCCTCTCAGCAATTAGTAGATGCCCCTTCTAAGAAAAACTTTAGAATGGGAAGAGCTGCTGCCATAAACCTGACACCAACCAGTACCGGAGCAGCTATTGCTACGACAAAAGTATTGCCACAGTACGAAGGTAAGTTTGATGGAATTGCAGTGAGAACACCGGTACCTGTAGGCTCCTTGAGTGATGTTACTTTTATTGCAGAAAGAGCAACTACTCCCGAAGAGATTAATGAAATCTTAGAGAAAGAAGCTCAGACAGCTCGTTATAATAAAGTTATTAAAGTAACACATGATCCTATTGTGTCTTCTGATATTCAGATGAATTCATATGCATCTACAGTGGATGCTTCCATGACTAGAGTAGTAGATGGAGATTTAGTGAAAATTATGATATGGTATGATAATGAATGGGGATTCACGAATCAAATGATACGGCAAATAAAAGAAATAAAATAA
- a CDS encoding DUF2461 domain-containing protein, translated as MSKLSKDIFGFLDDLKVNNNRDWMQEHKKRYQENEKKLKLFYSSVAERLNESDEIDNTKIYRINRDIRFSKDKTPYNIHRSVGFSRAGAHRRGGYYLRIESGNSKLAGGFFSPNPADLLRIRKEFEMDDQEIRDILDTPDFKKAFGGFTTDNQVKTAPKGFSKEHSAIDLIKNKSFIVVHSFTNKEVCAPDFLDKVVFHFELLRPFFDYMSDVLTTDLNGVSLLED; from the coding sequence ATGAGCAAGCTATCAAAAGATATATTTGGTTTTTTAGATGATTTAAAAGTAAATAATAACAGAGATTGGATGCAGGAGCATAAAAAAAGATATCAGGAAAATGAAAAAAAACTGAAGCTTTTTTATTCATCAGTTGCAGAGAGACTCAACGAATCAGATGAAATTGATAACACTAAAATATATAGAATCAATAGAGATATTCGATTTAGTAAAGATAAGACCCCGTATAACATACACAGAAGTGTAGGTTTTAGTAGAGCAGGAGCTCATAGAAGAGGAGGGTATTATCTGAGGATAGAATCTGGAAATTCAAAACTGGCCGGAGGTTTTTTTAGTCCTAATCCTGCAGATTTATTACGGATAAGGAAAGAGTTTGAAATGGATGATCAGGAAATAAGAGATATTTTGGATACCCCTGATTTTAAAAAAGCATTTGGCGGTTTTACTACTGATAATCAGGTAAAAACAGCTCCAAAAGGTTTTAGTAAAGAACATTCTGCTATAGATTTAATTAAAAACAAATCTTTTATTGTGGTGCATTCTTTTACTAATAAAGAAGTTTGTGCTCCTGATTTTCTGGATAAGGTTGTGTTTCACTTTGAATTGTTAAGACCATTTTTTGATTACATGAGTGATGTGCTTACAACAGACCTTAACGGGGTATCACTATTAGAGGATTGA
- the epsC gene encoding serine O-acetyltransferase EpsC has product MDKEKELIISKIEEQKKNPNLRLKLKEKTEYFTNLLFYTLFDSDTEVAKNIDKLEELFQELVDLACWETEKPCSKVWQSYLEKLPEILQKLNLDAQAFIKSDPAANSIEEVYMAYPGFYAIAIYRLSHELLKFGLPLVPRLMTEYSHRLTGTDINPGAEIGESFFIDHATGIVIGETVIIKNNVKMYQGVTLGGLYVDRKLRSVKRHPTVEDNVTIYANATILGGSTVIGANSTIGGNTWITSSVPKNSIISNTSEIKIKKVV; this is encoded by the coding sequence ATGGATAAAGAGAAAGAATTGATCATTTCTAAGATTGAGGAACAAAAGAAAAATCCCAATCTTAGACTGAAATTAAAGGAAAAAACAGAGTACTTTACGAATCTTTTGTTTTATACATTATTTGATTCGGATACAGAAGTTGCCAAAAACATTGACAAATTAGAAGAACTTTTTCAGGAGTTAGTCGATCTGGCCTGCTGGGAAACTGAAAAACCCTGCTCTAAAGTTTGGCAATCTTATTTAGAGAAATTACCAGAAATATTACAAAAACTAAATCTGGATGCACAGGCATTTATAAAAAGTGACCCTGCTGCTAATTCTATTGAAGAAGTATATATGGCATATCCCGGCTTTTATGCCATTGCTATTTACCGCCTAAGTCACGAATTGCTAAAATTCGGCTTGCCACTGGTTCCCCGATTGATGACGGAATACTCGCATAGATTAACCGGTACAGACATCAACCCTGGTGCAGAAATAGGAGAATCTTTCTTTATTGATCACGCTACGGGAATTGTTATCGGTGAAACAGTGATTATAAAAAACAATGTCAAAATGTATCAGGGAGTTACCCTGGGAGGATTGTATGTAGATCGAAAACTGAGAAGTGTAAAACGTCACCCAACCGTAGAAGATAATGTAACCATATATGCTAATGCTACTATTTTGGGAGGGAGTACTGTGATTGGTGCCAATAGTACTATTGGGGGAAATACATGGATCACCTCTTCTGTTCCTAAAAACTCCATCATCTCAAATACTTCTGAAATTAAAATAAAAAAAGTGGTCTGA